The following are from one region of the Takifugu rubripes chromosome 16, fTakRub1.2, whole genome shotgun sequence genome:
- the LOC115253049 gene encoding afadin-like isoform X3, translating into MLIMQRLEAEKRARLQDEERRRKQQLEEIRKREAEERAKQEEERRWREEERSRREAEEKRRQEEEYYTRLEAERRRQHEEAERKLLTPDEPAGLYRPPLPRDYQPPAPHNPTNTPPPPPQRNTSYLKTQVTSPDTLYTAKFVSYAGDEDEDEDAVNNGGGGSHSGQVKLSATRKSYGDLPASGSPNYYRPQPPPTARKPRPVSDGIALSGSFQPPFHNSNSTGPPIAAKPGITPTGGYKGREEGGVRLQQRPLQLPHLPLSLIFIYPSVVPPYFDLSRRRL; encoded by the exons ATGCTGATCATGCAGAGGCTGGAGGCTGAGAAGAGAGCCAGG CTGCAGGACGAGGAGCGGCGGCGTAAGCAGCAACTGGAGGAGATCCGCAAGCGGGAGGCAGAGGAGCGGGcaaagcaggaagaggagaggaggtggagggaggaggagagatccAGGCGAGAGGCGGAGGAGAAG aggagacaggaggaagagTACTACACTCGCCTGGAAGCAGAGCGGCGCCGGCAGCACGAGGAGGCCGAGAGAAAGCTGCTGACGCCTGATGAGCCAGCGGGTCTGTATCGGCCCCCGCTGCCCCGGGACTATCAACCCCCTGCCCCTCACAACCCTACtaacacgccccccccccccccacagagaaACACCTCCTACCTCAAAACCCAGGTCACCTCTCCCGACACGCTCTACACCGCCAAGTTTGTCTCCTACGCGGGCGACGAGGACGAAGACGAGGACGCAGTGAataacggcggcggcggcagccaCTCAGGTCAGGTGAAGCTGTCGGCGACCCGGAAGTCCTACGGCGACCTCCCGGCCTCTGGCTCACCTAATTACTACCGGCCTCAGCCGCCGCCCACTGCGCGCAAGCCCCGCCCTGTTTCTGATGGCATCGCCCTGTCTGGCTCGTTCCAGCCGCCATTCCACAACTCCAACAGTACAGGCCCCCCCATTGCTGCCAAACCCGGCATCACCCCCACAGGAGGCTACAAaggtagagaggagggaggagtcagGCTCCAACAGCGCCCTCTACAGCTCCCACACCTCCCTCTTTCACTCATCTTCATTTATCCTTCAGTAGTTCCGCCTTATTTTGACCTTTCCCGTAGACGTTTGTGA
- the LOC115253049 gene encoding afadin-like isoform X1 has protein sequence MLIMQRLEAEKRARQQNAVPAISVLDLLQDEERRRKQQLEEIRKREAEERAKQEEERRWREEERSRREAEEKRRQEEEYYTRLEAERRRQHEEAERKLLTPDEPAGLYRPPLPRDYQPPAPHNPTNTPPPPPQRNTSYLKTQVTSPDTLYTAKFVSYAGDEDEDEDAVNNGGGGSHSGQVKLSATRKSYGDLPASGSPNYYRPQPPPTARKPRPVSDGIALSGSFQPPFHNSNSTGPPIAAKPGITPTGGYKGREEGGVRLQQRPLQLPHLPLSLIFIYPSVVPPYFDLSRRRL, from the exons ATGCTGATCATGCAGAGGCTGGAGGCTGAGAAGAGAGCCAGG cagcagAATGCTGTTCCAGCTATCTCTGTTCTAGACTTG CTGCAGGACGAGGAGCGGCGGCGTAAGCAGCAACTGGAGGAGATCCGCAAGCGGGAGGCAGAGGAGCGGGcaaagcaggaagaggagaggaggtggagggaggaggagagatccAGGCGAGAGGCGGAGGAGAAG aggagacaggaggaagagTACTACACTCGCCTGGAAGCAGAGCGGCGCCGGCAGCACGAGGAGGCCGAGAGAAAGCTGCTGACGCCTGATGAGCCAGCGGGTCTGTATCGGCCCCCGCTGCCCCGGGACTATCAACCCCCTGCCCCTCACAACCCTACtaacacgccccccccccccccacagagaaACACCTCCTACCTCAAAACCCAGGTCACCTCTCCCGACACGCTCTACACCGCCAAGTTTGTCTCCTACGCGGGCGACGAGGACGAAGACGAGGACGCAGTGAataacggcggcggcggcagccaCTCAGGTCAGGTGAAGCTGTCGGCGACCCGGAAGTCCTACGGCGACCTCCCGGCCTCTGGCTCACCTAATTACTACCGGCCTCAGCCGCCGCCCACTGCGCGCAAGCCCCGCCCTGTTTCTGATGGCATCGCCCTGTCTGGCTCGTTCCAGCCGCCATTCCACAACTCCAACAGTACAGGCCCCCCCATTGCTGCCAAACCCGGCATCACCCCCACAGGAGGCTACAAaggtagagaggagggaggagtcagGCTCCAACAGCGCCCTCTACAGCTCCCACACCTCCCTCTTTCACTCATCTTCATTTATCCTTCAGTAGTTCCGCCTTATTTTGACCTTTCCCGTAGACGTTTGTGA
- the LOC115253049 gene encoding afadin-like isoform X2, which produces MLIMQRLEAEKRARQNAVPAISVLDLLQDEERRRKQQLEEIRKREAEERAKQEEERRWREEERSRREAEEKRRQEEEYYTRLEAERRRQHEEAERKLLTPDEPAGLYRPPLPRDYQPPAPHNPTNTPPPPPQRNTSYLKTQVTSPDTLYTAKFVSYAGDEDEDEDAVNNGGGGSHSGQVKLSATRKSYGDLPASGSPNYYRPQPPPTARKPRPVSDGIALSGSFQPPFHNSNSTGPPIAAKPGITPTGGYKGREEGGVRLQQRPLQLPHLPLSLIFIYPSVVPPYFDLSRRRL; this is translated from the exons ATGCTGATCATGCAGAGGCTGGAGGCTGAGAAGAGAGCCAGG cagAATGCTGTTCCAGCTATCTCTGTTCTAGACTTG CTGCAGGACGAGGAGCGGCGGCGTAAGCAGCAACTGGAGGAGATCCGCAAGCGGGAGGCAGAGGAGCGGGcaaagcaggaagaggagaggaggtggagggaggaggagagatccAGGCGAGAGGCGGAGGAGAAG aggagacaggaggaagagTACTACACTCGCCTGGAAGCAGAGCGGCGCCGGCAGCACGAGGAGGCCGAGAGAAAGCTGCTGACGCCTGATGAGCCAGCGGGTCTGTATCGGCCCCCGCTGCCCCGGGACTATCAACCCCCTGCCCCTCACAACCCTACtaacacgccccccccccccccacagagaaACACCTCCTACCTCAAAACCCAGGTCACCTCTCCCGACACGCTCTACACCGCCAAGTTTGTCTCCTACGCGGGCGACGAGGACGAAGACGAGGACGCAGTGAataacggcggcggcggcagccaCTCAGGTCAGGTGAAGCTGTCGGCGACCCGGAAGTCCTACGGCGACCTCCCGGCCTCTGGCTCACCTAATTACTACCGGCCTCAGCCGCCGCCCACTGCGCGCAAGCCCCGCCCTGTTTCTGATGGCATCGCCCTGTCTGGCTCGTTCCAGCCGCCATTCCACAACTCCAACAGTACAGGCCCCCCCATTGCTGCCAAACCCGGCATCACCCCCACAGGAGGCTACAAaggtagagaggagggaggagtcagGCTCCAACAGCGCCCTCTACAGCTCCCACACCTCCCTCTTTCACTCATCTTCATTTATCCTTCAGTAGTTCCGCCTTATTTTGACCTTTCCCGTAGACGTTTGTGA